The following proteins come from a genomic window of Micromonospora zamorensis:
- a CDS encoding PP2C family protein-serine/threonine phosphatase, whose translation MPYPHGGLARHANLPPGERLRVLLVEDDEGDAFLVGELLAETNSMIDLTVATSLREARQRIVDVDCVLLDLGLPDAQGLDGLRQVLEMSSGAAVCVLTGRSDEHLGVVAVAEGAQDYLVKGQVDGVLLTRALRYAVERKRADENARRLREVELRQAESARLERGLLPQPLMTTDQVAVHTFYRPGRHAALIGGDFFDVVQTRPDRIDLIVGDVCGHGVDEAALGVELRVAWRALVLAGVPDDEVLPALEQVLMSERRLQEIFATVATTRLDLDANRATVRLAGHPPPLLLSGGRVAPVPAPGGRLLGVRPRRPIAYDLEFDTDDWSLLMYTDGLIEGRVGAGNERLDVPGLTGLLDEPANRSVSLPELPAWLVGRAERLNGGALADDVAMLLVSRGGGR comes from the coding sequence GTGCCGTACCCGCACGGTGGTCTGGCGCGGCATGCCAACCTGCCACCTGGCGAGCGGTTGCGGGTGCTGCTGGTGGAGGACGACGAGGGCGACGCCTTCCTGGTCGGCGAGCTGCTCGCCGAGACGAACTCGATGATCGATCTGACGGTCGCCACCAGCCTCCGGGAGGCGCGACAGCGGATCGTCGACGTCGACTGCGTCCTGCTCGACCTGGGCCTACCCGACGCGCAGGGGTTGGACGGGCTGCGCCAGGTGCTGGAGATGTCCAGCGGCGCCGCGGTCTGCGTGCTGACCGGCCGCTCGGATGAGCACCTGGGCGTCGTGGCGGTCGCCGAGGGCGCACAGGACTACCTGGTCAAGGGTCAGGTCGACGGTGTGCTGCTGACCCGGGCGCTGCGCTACGCCGTTGAGCGTAAGCGCGCCGACGAGAACGCCCGACGGCTGCGCGAGGTCGAGTTGCGTCAGGCCGAGTCGGCGCGACTCGAACGCGGCCTGCTGCCCCAGCCGCTGATGACGACCGACCAGGTGGCGGTGCACACCTTCTACCGGCCCGGCCGGCACGCCGCGTTGATCGGCGGGGACTTCTTCGACGTGGTGCAGACCCGCCCGGACCGCATCGACCTGATCGTCGGTGACGTCTGCGGGCACGGGGTGGACGAGGCCGCGCTCGGCGTCGAGTTGCGGGTGGCCTGGCGGGCCCTGGTGCTCGCCGGAGTGCCGGACGACGAGGTGCTGCCCGCACTGGAGCAGGTCCTGATGAGTGAGCGCCGCCTCCAGGAGATCTTCGCGACGGTGGCCACCACCCGACTGGACCTGGATGCCAACCGGGCCACTGTCCGACTCGCCGGGCACCCGCCGCCGCTGCTGCTCTCCGGCGGCCGGGTCGCCCCGGTGCCCGCGCCCGGCGGCCGACTGCTGGGCGTACGACCCCGCCGGCCGATCGCCTACGACCTGGAGTTCGACACCGATGACTGGTCCCTGCTGATGTACACCGACGGCCTCATCGAGGGGCGGGTGGGAGCGGGCAACGAACGCCTCGACGTGCCGGGGCTGACCGGGCTGCTCGACGAGCCGGCCAACCGGTCGGTGTCGCTGCCCGAGCTGCCGGCCTGGCTGGTCGGCCGGGCCGAGCGGCTCAACGGTGGCGCGCTCGCCGACGACGTGGCCATGCTGCTGGTCAGCCGGGGTGGTGGCCGGTGA